The following coding sequences lie in one Pyrobaculum sp. 3827-6 genomic window:
- a CDS encoding DUF92 domain-containing protein, whose translation MDIYLFAVPSITALAFLALRKGYLTLRGAISAVVVGSAVAVAHLGLFLLLTFFFLTSSVFTKLRAEWKREMGLKDVSGRSLRQVAGVGTPIALFAVLYVLSGDARLLGAAAVAVAVATADTWASELGVAYGGVPRYVLAPWRRVDPGVSGGVTAVGIAASAAGASTVAVLSQLLGVGGPLLTVALLGYLGEFLDSVIGATLQTKYLCGGKIAELPAPGCRKRGFLSNEAVNLVSGLLAGFLYLLIV comes from the coding sequence ATGGATATATATCTCTTCGCCGTGCCGTCCATCACCGCGCTCGCCTTTCTAGCGCTGAGGAAGGGCTACTTGACGCTTAGGGGGGCCATCTCGGCGGTGGTTGTGGGGTCGGCCGTGGCGGTGGCGCACCTCGGCTTATTCCTCCTCCTCACCTTCTTCTTCTTGACGTCCTCAGTCTTCACCAAGCTGAGGGCTGAGTGGAAAAGAGAGATGGGTCTTAAAGACGTCTCGGGGAGGTCGCTGAGGCAGGTGGCCGGCGTGGGGACACCTATTGCGTTGTTTGCAGTGCTCTACGTCTTGTCTGGCGACGCGCGGCTTTTAGGAGCGGCGGCCGTGGCCGTGGCGGTGGCGACTGCCGATACGTGGGCTAGCGAGTTAGGCGTTGCGTACGGCGGGGTGCCTCGCTACGTCCTCGCCCCATGGAGGCGGGTTGACCCCGGCGTCTCCGGGGGGGTCACCGCTGTGGGAATCGCCGCCTCCGCCGCCGGAGCCTCGACGGTGGCGGTGTTGTCTCAGCTACTCGGCGTGGGCGGCCCCCTCTTGACAGTGGCCCTCCTGGGGTACCTCGGCGAGTTTTTAGACAGCGTCATCGGCGCCACCCTCCAGACGAAGTACCTATGCGGCGGGAAAATCGCCGAGTTGCCGGCGCCAGGGTGTAGGAAGAGGGGTTTTCTATCTAACGAAGCTGTGAATTTGGTAAGCGGCCTCCTGGCCGGCTTCCTATATCTACTAATCGTTTAA
- a CDS encoding polyprenyl synthetase family protein, whose translation MDIVSALHAKYGEAVERALERYLAIDLSPDFREEVLYQVKTGGKRLRPLLTLAAAEAVSGDWRPALPAATIVELIHNYSLIYDDIIDRGDVRRGLPTVRKAYGDNAAILIGIWYREAIEEAVLDTPKPQLFAREVAKVIKAIDEGERLDILFEYAGREDPYFVKARRREVSVEDYVKMVSLKTGVLIAAAAKWGVMSVSDDPALADAAWGFGINAGIAFQIIDDVLDIYGDPKKFGKEIGKDIKEHKRGNAPVVIALSKLTPEGREKLLSILAKHNVGEADVREAVALLDSVGAREVALEMARRYRGEAERHLAKLPNNAVLKELLDFILERQY comes from the coding sequence ATGGACATAGTCTCGGCGCTACATGCAAAATACGGAGAGGCCGTCGAGAGGGCCTTGGAGCGCTACCTCGCCATAGACCTCTCGCCAGATTTCCGCGAAGAGGTGCTATACCAGGTCAAGACCGGGGGGAAGAGGCTTAGGCCCCTTCTGACCCTTGCCGCCGCCGAGGCTGTTTCGGGAGACTGGAGGCCGGCTCTCCCCGCCGCTACAATTGTAGAGCTGATTCACAACTACTCCCTTATCTACGACGACATAATTGACCGCGGCGACGTCCGGAGGGGGCTACCTACGGTTAGGAAGGCCTACGGCGACAACGCCGCCATTTTGATAGGGATATGGTACCGCGAGGCGATTGAAGAGGCGGTTCTAGACACGCCCAAGCCCCAACTGTTCGCGAGGGAGGTCGCCAAGGTCATAAAGGCTATAGACGAGGGGGAGAGGCTCGACATTTTGTTTGAATACGCCGGGAGGGAAGACCCCTACTTCGTCAAGGCGAGGAGGAGGGAGGTGTCTGTGGAGGACTACGTAAAGATGGTGTCGCTGAAGACCGGGGTTTTGATCGCCGCCGCCGCGAAGTGGGGCGTGATGTCCGTAAGCGACGACCCGGCCCTGGCCGACGCCGCCTGGGGCTTCGGCATCAACGCCGGGATCGCCTTCCAGATAATCGACGACGTGCTGGACATATACGGCGACCCGAAGAAATTCGGCAAAGAGATAGGCAAAGACATTAAGGAGCACAAGAGGGGCAACGCGCCGGTGGTCATCGCTCTGTCGAAGCTGACGCCCGAGGGGAGGGAGAAGTTGCTCTCAATCTTGGCAAAGCACAACGTAGGCGAGGCAGATGTGAGGGAGGCGGTTGCCCTCCTAGACTCGGTGGGCGCCAGGGAGGTGGCGCTGGAGATGGCCCGGCGCTATAGAGGCGAGGCTGAGAGACACCTAGCTAAGCTCCCCAACAACGCCGTCCTCAAGGAGCTCCTCGACTTCATACTTGAGAGGCAATACTAA
- a CDS encoding HD family hydrolase, with amino-acid sequence MSDALSVVDTLCKTPRVGWLQRGVPDAESVCEHIMLVTLLAGEIAAHLNAEGAEVDLAKVLAVAAVHDLAESILGHPGREVRDRLRWEELEEEVIKREFPHLAELFRWYRYETNFVGRIVAFADKLATLIRACRYKKLGFDTDDLIKNLYGKLSKYDDLAHILDLYLARYCPGAGP; translated from the coding sequence ATGAGCGACGCCTTGTCCGTGGTTGACACTCTATGCAAGACGCCGCGCGTCGGGTGGTTGCAGAGGGGCGTCCCAGACGCCGAAAGCGTGTGTGAACACATCATGTTGGTGACCCTGCTCGCCGGGGAAATCGCGGCGCATCTAAACGCAGAGGGCGCTGAGGTGGATTTAGCAAAGGTGTTGGCGGTGGCGGCTGTGCACGACTTGGCCGAGTCCATACTGGGCCACCCCGGCCGCGAGGTGAGAGACAGACTGAGGTGGGAGGAGCTTGAGGAGGAGGTTATAAAAAGGGAGTTCCCCCACTTGGCTGAGCTGTTCCGGTGGTACCGCTACGAGACAAACTTCGTAGGCCGCATAGTGGCCTTCGCGGATAAGTTAGCCACTCTTATAAGAGCCTGCCGCTACAAGAAGCTCGGCTTCGACACAGACGACCTTATAAAGAACTTGTATGGAAAATTGTCTAAATACGACGACTTGGCCCACATCCTCGACCTATACTTGGCTAGGTACTGCCCCGGGGCTGGCCCGTAG
- a CDS encoding isopentenyl phosphate kinase, producing MFIVKFGGSAITDKTRPYTYIRGRVASVAAEIRGVPAVLIHGAGSFAHPHVKAFGLTPLGIAYTKAALRRLTAYIVEELAQAGVAALPVEPSDVFWGKTLARPEVVTHAVRHGMYPLLHGDIVPSDDGYVVISGDDIAVELAKLLKPRAVLFLMNVDGIYTAPPNTPGARKIEIIRGDVEVEGTAGIDVTGGVRKKIEAGLAIARLGAPVYYCAITDRASLREILNGGEPRNCTAIKHL from the coding sequence ATGTTCATCGTAAAATTCGGCGGCTCCGCCATTACAGACAAGACGAGGCCATACACCTACATCAGAGGCAGAGTCGCCTCCGTGGCCGCGGAGATAAGGGGCGTCCCGGCCGTGTTGATACACGGCGCCGGGTCCTTCGCCCATCCCCACGTCAAAGCATTCGGCCTCACCCCCCTGGGCATTGCCTATACAAAAGCGGCGCTTAGGAGACTCACCGCCTACATCGTGGAGGAGCTGGCACAAGCTGGCGTCGCCGCACTGCCTGTCGAGCCCAGCGACGTCTTCTGGGGGAAGACGCTGGCGAGGCCGGAGGTCGTGACCCACGCCGTTAGACACGGCATGTACCCCCTCCTCCACGGCGACATTGTGCCGTCCGACGATGGGTACGTCGTTATCAGCGGCGACGACATCGCGGTGGAGCTTGCAAAATTGCTGAAGCCCAGGGCCGTGTTATTCCTCATGAACGTAGACGGAATATACACGGCGCCTCCCAACACCCCCGGCGCGAGGAAAATTGAGATAATCAGAGGAGACGTCGAGGTGGAGGGCACCGCAGGTATAGACGTCACCGGCGGCGTGAGGAAAAAAATAGAGGCAGGACTCGCAATAGCCAGGCTAGGCGCCCCGGTCTACTACTGCGCGATAACAGACCGGGCATCGCTCAGAGAGATACTAAACGGCGGCGAACCCAGGAACTGCACAGCAATCAAGCACCTTTAG
- a CDS encoding ZPR1 zinc finger domain-containing protein — protein MSVVFSTEATCPVCGAKTFRYVEVLYDTPFFGNVLIQSGYCQTCGYRFFDIDYAEVGRPTRVIFTAQDGTDVAKSFLIRSKTGTIYSPDLGFTLEPGSHGEPMITTVEGFLYKVIDYAERLKVLEPEGRERVDQFIQRVYKKIEEGGFTLVVEDPLGKSLVIPYREGTARVEYLDATGQPRGST, from the coding sequence ATGTCTGTGGTATTCAGCACAGAGGCGACTTGCCCCGTCTGTGGAGCCAAGACGTTTAGGTACGTCGAGGTGCTCTACGACACGCCCTTCTTCGGCAACGTGCTTATACAAAGCGGGTACTGCCAGACCTGCGGCTACAGATTCTTCGACATCGACTACGCAGAAGTCGGCCGCCCGACGCGCGTCATATTCACGGCGCAGGACGGCACAGACGTCGCCAAGTCCTTCCTCATCCGTAGCAAGACCGGCACGATCTACTCCCCCGATCTTGGGTTCACCTTAGAGCCCGGAAGCCACGGAGAGCCCATGATCACAACAGTGGAGGGCTTTCTCTACAAGGTTATCGACTACGCCGAGAGGTTAAAGGTACTTGAGCCAGAGGGCAGGGAGAGGGTAGACCAGTTTATACAGAGAGTTTATAAAAAAATCGAGGAGGGGGGCTTCACCCTCGTGGTGGAGGACCCCCTGGGGAAGTCCCTAGTAATCCCGTATAGGGAGGGGACGGCTAGGGTCGAGTATCTAGACGCTACGGGCCAGCCCCGGGGCAGTACCTAG
- a CDS encoding secondary thiamine-phosphate synthase enzyme YjbQ, with translation MKVYVEEFHVSTKSREEVVVITAQVERIVERSGVKNGLALIYVPHATAVVTANENEPRLKEDILNKVRALFPRGAGYRHDEIDDNANAHLANVFLGFHVVMPVVNGRLRRGTWQDLMLIEMDGPRARRDVVVVVMGE, from the coding sequence GTGAAGGTGTACGTAGAGGAGTTTCACGTGTCTACCAAGTCGCGTGAGGAGGTGGTAGTAATTACGGCACAGGTTGAGCGGATTGTGGAGAGGAGCGGCGTGAAAAACGGCCTGGCTTTGATATACGTGCCGCACGCCACCGCCGTGGTGACCGCCAACGAGAACGAGCCGCGTCTCAAAGAGGACATTTTGAACAAGGTCAGGGCGCTTTTCCCCCGGGGGGCGGGGTATCGGCACGACGAGATAGACGACAACGCCAACGCACATCTAGCCAACGTTTTTCTAGGGTTTCACGTCGTCATGCCCGTGGTAAACGGCAGGCTGAGGAGAGGCACGTGGCAGGACCTCATGTTAATTGAGATGGACGGGCCTAGGGCTAGGCGTGATGTAGTTGTGGTGGTTATGGGGGAATAA
- a CDS encoding AIR synthase related protein has translation MDEKSFLKRLQQELGVEDNDVAYLNGVVLKIDGSAASTSKLPFQTWSDFGWRNVAAAVSDLRVKYAEPRHLAASVTAPSLDIASEVIEGVREAARRFSVAYIGGDLNQGGDVVVDVAVVGIPRRRLGRVPQPGNLLITIPEFGYTAIAYRFWHLDHPTARRGVEILRRPAPDWPLPPADCVTASMDSSDGLADVLWTMAQGVDIVVKELPTTEEVREFAASHGLSLEELVFNGGEEFLPVFAVEPRCRVEPPYVAFAYVAEGSGHVWWRGELLRWRGWAYFRRP, from the coding sequence GTGGACGAGAAGAGCTTTCTCAAGCGCCTCCAACAGGAGCTGGGGGTAGAGGACAACGACGTCGCGTACCTAAACGGGGTGGTGCTTAAAATAGACGGCTCCGCGGCCTCCACCTCAAAACTCCCCTTCCAGACGTGGAGCGACTTCGGCTGGCGCAACGTGGCAGCCGCCGTCAGCGACCTCAGGGTGAAGTATGCCGAGCCCCGCCACCTCGCGGCCTCGGTCACGGCCCCCAGCCTCGACATAGCCTCTGAAGTTATCGAAGGCGTAAGAGAGGCGGCGCGCCGCTTCTCAGTGGCCTACATAGGCGGGGACTTGAACCAAGGAGGTGACGTGGTGGTAGACGTCGCCGTTGTGGGCATCCCCCGCCGCAGGCTGGGGAGGGTCCCCCAGCCAGGTAACCTGCTTATTACAATACCAGAATTCGGCTACACCGCCATCGCCTACAGATTCTGGCACTTGGACCACCCGACGGCGAGGAGGGGGGTGGAGATCCTCAGAAGGCCCGCCCCCGATTGGCCGCTCCCCCCGGCTGACTGCGTCACCGCCAGCATGGACTCCTCCGACGGGCTCGCAGACGTGTTGTGGACCATGGCGCAGGGCGTCGACATAGTGGTAAAGGAGTTGCCAACTACAGAGGAGGTTAGGGAATTCGCCGCGTCCCACGGCCTCTCTTTAGAGGAGCTTGTGTTCAACGGCGGCGAGGAGTTCCTCCCCGTCTTCGCCGTGGAGCCACGGTGCCGCGTAGAGCCGCCGTACGTGGCGTTTGCCTACGTGGCAGAGGGGAGCGGCCACGTCTGGTGGAGAGGAGAGTTGCTGAGGTGGCGGGGCTGGGCGTACTTCAGGAGGCCATAG